From Primulina huaijiensis isolate GDHJ02 chromosome 15, ASM1229523v2, whole genome shotgun sequence, one genomic window encodes:
- the LOC140959597 gene encoding uncharacterized protein: MAVIIIDGSTVISFVNDEPHFHKSMDEAFASLDLNSDGVLSRSELRRGFESLRLLETHFGMDVTTTPEELTKLYDSIFEKFDLDKNGTVDRKEFGDEMKSILLAIADGLGSNPIQMLVDDDGEGKNFLKQAADLEASKISG; encoded by the coding sequence ATGGCTGTCATCATAATCGACGGTTCCACGGTCATCTCCTTCGTTAACGACGAGCCCCATTTCCACAAGAGCATGGACGAGGCCTTCGCGTCCCTCGACCTCAACAGCGACGGAGTTCTGTCCAGGTCGGAGCTCCGCCGCGGCTTCGAGTCGCTGAGGCTGCTAGAGACCCACTTCGGGATGGACGTGACCACCACGCCGGAGGAGCTGACGAAGCTGTACGACTCTATTTTCGAGAAATTCGACTTGGATAAGAATGGGACGGTGGATCGGAAGGAGTTcggggatgagatgaagagcaTACTGCTGGCTATCGCCGATGGGTTGGGCTCGAACCCTATTCAAATGCTGGTGGACGATGATGGAGAGGGGAAGAATTTCCTCAAACAGGCTGCGGATCTCGAGGCTTCGAAGATCTCTGGTTGA